In the Lysinibacillus sp. PLM2 genome, one interval contains:
- a CDS encoding germination protein GerHB translates to MSKTIDAKQNQTISAFLLFYIIIACQVGVGIHGFQRVIYKEAKQDAWISVILIFLFAHLIIFVMIKTLEIYQNLDLYEIHQQVYGKIIGNFFNFIYLLYCTFAFFTVSKNYIEVINTWVFPYLNSFLLTISLLLIVIYAFTGGFRVIVGICVISFFFIWWIPPILFFPLTYSNINYLLPIFEDFTSILKGSYVMSFTIVGFEILNIVYPFVKDNERKKVNKFSQLALLTTLGLYLLLMLVALTYFSGEQLSRTVWATLTMFSIIKLPFVERVEIITICLWLIIILPNLCLYMWAAYRGTFHIFKANPRWFYVIFSIIIVICTSLVNTRTQINHINNIFGNISFYIVFIYPLILFIFTLISKKFRKHRVNQK, encoded by the coding sequence TTGAGTAAAACGATTGATGCGAAGCAAAATCAAACGATTAGTGCTTTTCTTCTCTTTTATATTATTATTGCCTGTCAAGTTGGTGTAGGGATTCACGGGTTTCAAAGAGTAATCTATAAGGAAGCAAAGCAAGACGCATGGATTTCAGTTATTCTTATTTTTCTATTTGCACATCTTATAATCTTTGTCATGATAAAGACTTTAGAAATTTATCAAAATCTTGATCTTTATGAGATTCATCAACAAGTTTACGGAAAAATTATAGGGAATTTCTTCAACTTTATTTATTTACTATATTGTACATTTGCTTTCTTTACTGTATCAAAAAATTATATTGAAGTAATAAACACTTGGGTTTTTCCGTATTTAAATTCTTTTTTATTAACGATTTCATTATTACTCATTGTTATTTATGCATTTACAGGAGGCTTTCGAGTAATCGTTGGAATTTGCGTCATTAGTTTCTTTTTTATATGGTGGATTCCGCCGATACTATTTTTTCCACTCACTTATTCAAATATAAATTACCTATTGCCAATATTTGAAGACTTTACATCGATATTAAAAGGTTCTTACGTGATGTCATTTACAATTGTAGGATTCGAGATATTAAATATTGTTTATCCTTTTGTAAAGGATAATGAAAGAAAAAAGGTAAATAAATTCAGTCAACTCGCATTGTTAACCACTTTAGGGTTATATCTATTGCTTATGTTAGTCGCATTAACTTACTTTAGTGGCGAACAACTATCAAGAACTGTTTGGGCCACTTTAACCATGTTTAGTATCATTAAATTACCCTTTGTTGAGAGGGTGGAGATTATAACAATTTGTTTATGGTTAATCATTATTTTACCAAACCTTTGTTTATACATGTGGGCCGCTTATCGAGGCACCTTTCACATTTTTAAAGCTAATCCTAGATGGTTCTATGTTATTTTTTCAATTATTATTGTAATTTGTACTTCTCTCGTTAATACACGAACACAAATCAATCATATTAATAATATTTTTGGTAATATATCCTTTTATATCGTGTTTATTTACCCATTAATTTTGTTCATTTTCACATTAATAAGTAAAAAATTTCGTAAGCATCGGGTGAATCAAAAATGA
- a CDS encoding spore germination protein, giving the protein MFDFFKNNKKKQPSIIQSKNSKETLQTKQSTNTSENKQTPPSNNQSVDKKVKAGLSKSDFIEMVKEKTNSPSDLIIKFVTTNITIVYVDFLIDSQTLNGQIIAELKTATVQNANDIKDILPISEVNVLDKIDDCINEMLIGAALIHLDGEKEIVVAKISSYQTRGLSTPENESQVIGSQVGFNESLATNVSLIRRFITNPKLCNEKYTLGKETQTSLSMLYIKGIAPDEQVNTVRQRITDLDIDDLIDSAVLAELIDDSSKSIFPQLLLTERPDRFCDGLLRGKIGVIVNGSSMGLICPYTFIEFFQSREDQNLRWPIATFSRLLRFSAIMLSIFLTPIYIASLTFHYEIIPQPLLVPLSESRAIVPFPPIIEALILEIIIELLREAGARLPTKVGQTIGIVGGIVIGTAAVQAGITSNILIIIIALCALASFTTPNYMMGNVIRILRFPIMLIAGMWGFYGIMVAFCFLVIHLLRLTSLGAPYLSPFYPLRVKQLTDSLVRFPIPFVSKKAINSQNQSNMKKN; this is encoded by the coding sequence ATGTTTGATTTTTTTAAAAATAATAAGAAAAAGCAACCTTCAATTATACAAAGCAAAAACTCTAAAGAAACACTTCAAACAAAACAATCAACGAACACAAGTGAAAATAAACAGACACCACCATCTAATAATCAATCCGTTGATAAGAAAGTTAAAGCGGGCTTGTCTAAAAGTGATTTCATAGAAATGGTAAAAGAGAAGACAAATTCACCATCCGATTTAATCATCAAATTTGTTACAACTAACATAACGATTGTTTACGTAGACTTTTTAATCGATAGCCAAACGTTAAATGGGCAAATTATAGCGGAATTAAAAACTGCAACAGTACAAAATGCAAATGATATAAAAGATATTTTACCAATATCTGAAGTCAATGTTTTAGACAAAATCGATGATTGTATAAATGAAATGTTAATTGGAGCGGCATTAATTCACCTTGATGGAGAGAAGGAAATTGTTGTTGCAAAAATCTCTTCTTATCAAACAAGAGGGTTATCCACTCCTGAAAATGAGTCTCAAGTAATTGGTTCTCAAGTTGGTTTTAATGAAAGTTTAGCAACAAATGTTTCTTTAATAAGACGTTTTATAACAAATCCAAAACTTTGTAATGAAAAATATACATTGGGAAAAGAAACACAAACATCTTTATCGATGCTCTATATAAAAGGAATTGCACCTGATGAACAAGTAAATACAGTACGGCAACGAATTACGGATTTAGATATTGATGATTTAATTGATAGTGCAGTTTTAGCAGAACTCATTGATGATAGTTCAAAATCAATCTTTCCTCAATTGCTATTGACTGAACGTCCAGACCGTTTTTGTGATGGGTTACTTAGAGGGAAAATTGGCGTTATAGTAAATGGAAGCTCTATGGGCCTCATATGTCCCTACACGTTTATTGAATTTTTTCAAAGTAGAGAGGATCAAAACTTACGATGGCCCATCGCAACTTTTTCCCGTTTACTAAGATTTTCTGCCATTATGCTTTCTATATTTTTAACACCCATTTACATTGCTTCTTTAACATTTCATTATGAAATCATTCCACAGCCTCTATTAGTTCCATTGAGTGAATCACGGGCAATCGTTCCGTTTCCTCCAATCATTGAGGCACTAATATTAGAAATTATTATTGAGTTACTTCGTGAAGCTGGAGCACGATTACCTACAAAAGTTGGACAAACAATCGGTATCGTTGGCGGTATTGTCATCGGGACTGCTGCTGTACAAGCAGGTATTACAAGTAATATTTTAATCATTATCATTGCACTTTGCGCTTTAGCTTCTTTTACAACTCCAAATTATATGATGGGGAATGTAATTCGTATTTTAAGGTTCCCTATTATGCTTATAGCTGGTATGTGGGGCTTTTATGGTATTATGGTTGCCTTTTGTTTTTTAGTAATACATTTACTAAGATTAACAAGCTTGGGTGCTCCTTATTTATCACCATTCTACCCATTAAGGGTGAAGCAATTAACAGATAGTTTAGTACGCTTCCCAATACCTTTTGTCAGTAAAAAAGCTATCAATAGTCAGAATCAATCAAATATGAAGAAAAACTAA
- the cheR_2 gene encoding chemotaxis protein R: MIFNEFLSHHKPHEELEELEIKLLLNGVYEWCGYDFRDYAYPSLRRRILHRVYSEKLSTITELLNKLLHDNACLHRLIDDLSINVTEMFRDPSFWKEFRENVIPFLQTFPSIRIWHAGCATGEEVYSMAILLKEEGLYEKTKIYATDINQEVLQTAKRGYYPLEHMKKYTQNYLQSGGNRAFSDYYKVTDTGVKFNSNLMKNVVFAQHNLVSDRSFNEFQVILCRNVMIYFNKTLQKNVHQLFYESLSKFGFLGLGDKETMHFTDFDKYYEQVSTKQKLYQKTT; the protein is encoded by the coding sequence ATGATATTTAATGAATTTTTATCACATCACAAGCCTCATGAAGAATTAGAAGAACTTGAGATTAAATTATTACTAAACGGCGTATATGAATGGTGTGGATATGACTTTAGAGATTATGCCTATCCATCTTTAAGAAGACGTATATTGCATCGAGTATATTCTGAAAAATTATCAACCATTACAGAATTATTAAATAAATTATTACACGATAATGCATGTTTACATCGTTTAATTGATGATTTATCGATTAATGTAACGGAAATGTTTCGGGATCCATCATTTTGGAAGGAATTCCGTGAGAATGTCATCCCTTTTCTACAAACATTTCCTTCGATTCGTATATGGCATGCCGGTTGTGCAACAGGTGAAGAAGTATATTCAATGGCTATTCTCCTAAAAGAAGAAGGTCTTTATGAAAAAACAAAAATTTATGCAACTGATATCAACCAGGAAGTATTGCAAACTGCTAAAAGAGGTTATTACCCTCTTGAACATATGAAAAAATATACTCAAAATTATCTACAATCAGGTGGCAATAGGGCATTCTCAGATTATTATAAGGTAACGGATACAGGGGTTAAATTTAACTCTAATTTAATGAAAAATGTCGTGTTCGCTCAGCATAACCTAGTATCCGATCGATCCTTTAACGAATTCCAGGTCATATTATGTCGAAATGTGATGATATATTTTAATAAAACCTTACAAAAAAATGTACATCAGCTTTTTTACGAAAGTCTTTCTAAATTCGGATTCCTCGGTTTAGGAGATAAAGAAACAATGCATTTTACTGATTTTGATAAATATTATGAGCAAGTAAGCACAAAACAAAAATTATATCAAAAAACGACATAG